In the genome of Triticum urartu cultivar G1812 chromosome 5, Tu2.1, whole genome shotgun sequence, one region contains:
- the LOC125511046 gene encoding uncharacterized protein LOC125511046, translating into MTGGDSMDAISLDDWELLPDLGSSFFLEECAAAGGDEEDAMGPSAQAASARQQHDVEFEDIGVVQAEPRQGELAMMVTEVMVSGAEEEEEMVNSPVAEEEAGEEDEVMVEAAPDHLPHEVEEGAERDRAGMDAAGFSVGKLRVNGVGALCSFGVAAATFCILVLGGRPQQQRKVQDHKSQFQVFADDERIHRAVEQASRLNQAVSSVMGGASTRGATVSFGGHYTGF; encoded by the exons ATGACCGGAGGGGATTCCATGGATGCAATCAGCCTGGATGACTGGGAGCTCCTGCCTGACCTCGGGAGCTCCTTCTTCCTGGAGGAGTGCGCTGCTGCTGGTGGTG ATGAAGAAGATGCCATGGGACCATCAGCGCAAGCTGCCTCTGCACGGCAGCAGCATGATGTCGAGTTCGAGGACATCGGCGTCGTGCAGGCCGAGCCGAGGCAAGGGGAGCTCGCGATGATGGTGACCGAGGTGATGGTCTCCGGTgcagaagaggaggaagagatGGTGAACTCCCCTGTTGCCGAAGAGGAAGCTGGTGAGGAGGACGAGGTGATGGTGGAAGCAGCACCTGATCATCTACCCCATGAGGTGGAAGAAGGTGCGGAGAGAGACAGGGCAGGGATGGACGCTGCTGGCTTCAGCGTCGGGAAACTGAGGGTGAACGGCGTCGGGGCGCTCTGCTCCTTCGGGGTCGCCGCTGCCACCTTCTGCATCCTGGTGCTTGGCGGCAGGCCGCAGCAGCAGAGGAAGGTGCAGGACCACAAGTCCCAGTTCCAGGTGTTCGCCGATGATGAG AGGATCCATCGTGCCGTGGAGCAGGCGTCCAGGCTGAACCAGGCCGTGTCGTCGGTCATGGGGGGCGCGTCCACCAGGGGGGCGACGGTGTCGTTCGGCGGCCACTACACCGGGTTTTGA
- the LOC125511045 gene encoding 5'-adenylylsulfate reductase-like 5, translated as MRRAAVAVTAALLLLLVAGAAAGSPGAEPTCPRGAGPTFLDALGSRCPRAARIVPSRPLEVRGDAVDKELNLRCTGASCSILFYAAWCPFSSKFRPIFEALSTMFPQIHHFAVEESSATPSLFSRYGVHGFPAILLANETTMVRYRGTKDLKSLVQFYRETTGLDPVTYIDVDQQESAGSLGSVMPGGRSLRKMAEDEPFVFLGALFIIMKVAAHFVPTVISQLRAFLIVRVQNLNLKIRRGSSQLMERALTVLDVKRLWSKLRLSSKTRDLSKGASNARAWASSFASVSLGEPSSLRHA; from the exons AtgcgccgcgccgccgtcgccgtcaccgccgcgctcctcctcctcctcgtcgccggcgcagCCGCGGGGTCCCCCGGCGCGGAGCCCACCTGCCCGCGGGGGGCCGGCCCGACGTTCCTCGACGCGCTCGGATCGCGCTGCCCCCGCGCCGCCCGGATCGTGCCCTCCCGGCCCCTCGAG GTGAGAGGAGATGCTGTTGATAAAGAGTTGAACCTTCGCTGTACTGGTGCCTCATGTTCCATTCTCTTCTATGCCGCATGGTGTCCTTTCTCGAGCAAATTTCGACCAATATTTGAAGCTCTCAGCACCATGTTCCCTCAGATACATCACTTTGCTGTCGAAGAATCTTCTGCGACGCCTAG CTTGTTTTCAAGATATGGTGTCCATGGCTTCCCAGCCATTCTTCTGGCAAATGAGACTACAATGGTTCGTTACAGGGGTACAAAAGATCTGAAGTCTCTGGTTCAGTTCTATCGAGAGACTACAG GCCTCGATCCAGTTACATATATTGATGTTGATCAGCAAGAGAGCGCTGGAAGCTTAGGATCAGTCATGCCAGGAGGCCGGTCTCTGCGCAAAATGGCGGAAGACGAGCCCTTTGTGTTTCTTGGAGCGCTTTTTATAATCATGAAGGTCGCGGCACACTTCGTACCCACTGTCATCTCTCAACTCAGAGCCTTCTTGATCGTGCGTGTTCAGAACTTGAACTTAAAAATTCGTAGGGGATCAAGCCAACTTATGGAACGGGCTTTGACTGTGCTTGATGTTAAGAGGCTTTGGAGCAAGCTTAGACTGAGCAGTAAGACAAGGGACCTAAGTAAAGGGGCGAGTAATGCTCGAGCTTGGGCTTCGTCATTTGCGTCCGTCTCACTGGGTGAACCATCCTCCTTACGGCATGCCTAG